The Montipora foliosa isolate CH-2021 chromosome 1, ASM3666993v2, whole genome shotgun sequence genome has a window encoding:
- the LOC137994408 gene encoding beta-1,3-galactosyltransferase 5-like encodes MPSGKFIYLSHKRWLKKCISFLYVAVTLTVLTIFVKDCTKSWQIYSSSTAGSRQLRSVHIYPRIDVMPRMTETGHSNASVVEKPSEETLETLFKHKSSLTTRTRCQQHYFLLILVASAPYNFDRRRDLRQTWGSDSSLNPRWKTIFMLGQTHNTRHSKKLLQEEAHYGDLIRGDYFEDYWNQTLKIEMGFEWAAKYCNFTFLLKADDDVFVNTHSLLKVLENPQTPKTSLYLGHLYKKPRVQRKGKWLVTEEEYNGTHYPDFCAGPGYILSQDAVASFVDIFNTIPKYKIDDAYVGMLAKEAGVIPRHNAGFQTPPYASRTCVLLRNTIVRHNATGKCLLDLFQKAMPVLT; translated from the coding sequence ATGCCGTCTGGGAAGTTCATATACCTCTCGCACAAGCGCTGGCTGAAGAAATGTATTAGTTTCCTATATGTTGCTGTAACCCTTACCGTGTTGACCATATTTGTTAAAGATTGCACGAAGTCGTGGCAGATTTATTCTTCTAGCACTGCAGGATCAAGACAGCTTAGATCTGTGCACATATACCCAAGAATTGACGTGATGCCGAGGATGACAGAAACTGGTCATTCAAACGCATCCGTTGTGGAGAAACCTTCCGAAGAAACGCTAGAGACTCTTTTTAAACACAAGAGTTCTCTGACTACTCGAACACGATGTCAGCAGCACTACTTTCTTCTCATTCTAGTAGCTTCAGCTCCTTATAATTTCGACAGGCGGAGAGATCTACGGCAAACATGGGGTTCCGATAGTTCACTAAACCCTCGCTGGAAGACAATCTTCATGCTTGGACAAACACACAACACCCGCCATTCCAAAAAGCTATTGCAGGAGGAGGCACACTATGGAGATTTGATCCGAGGTGATTACTTCGAGGACTACTGGAATCAAACTCTAAAGATAGAGATGGGATTCGAATGGGCAGCGAAATATTGCAATTTTACTTTCCTACTCAAAGCTGACGATGATGTGTTTGTAAACACGCACTCGTTGCTAAAAGTCTTGGAAAACCCTCAGACACCGAAAACAAGTCTCTACCTTGGACACTTGTATAAAAAACCTCGCGtccaaagaaaaggaaaatggcTCGTAACTGAAGAGGAATACAATGGAACGCATTATCCTGACTTCTGTGCTGGTCCGGGGTATATTTTATCACAAGATGCGGTGGCTTCCTTTGTAGACATTTTCAACACTATTCCTAAGTACAAGATTGACGACGCTTATGTCGGGATGTTGGCGAAAGAAGCCGGGGTGATTCCTCGGCACAATGCGGGCTTTCAAACTCCACCATATGCATCGAGGACATGTGTTTTATTACGAAATACAATTGTGAGACATAATGCTACAGGGAAATGTTTGTTAGATCTATTTCAAAAGGCAATGCCAGTCTTAACTTAG